Genomic window (Nicotiana sylvestris chromosome 7, ASM39365v2, whole genome shotgun sequence):
TGGGCATATAACATCATCAAATTCAAGATGGACACAGGAAAACAAGTATACAGTTGCAAATGGTCAACCTATCCTATTTTGATTTTCTTAAGTTAATTCTGTTGGGAGCAtttagttctttttttttttttttttttgaaataatagTTGGATCACACTTAATCAAAATCTGGCGCTAGTTTAACAGACAGGGAAGCTTTGGGTTATAAAATTTGAAGTTCACAGCAATAGTAGTATTAACTTGAAGAAAGGATATTTTGATAGCTTTAAGGAATTTACCTTCCCCAAGAAATGCCCAATGCATAAGACGTAATCAATTGGTGTTGCAATGGCTTTACTATGTACTATCTCCCCCAGTATACGATCAATTGCTGCTCCCTGCATGTGTGtatatgggtgtatgagaattgggaaaaagaaTTGTCTCATGAACTAATCAAGCGCTTGAAACAAAATTCATGGAGCAACTATCTGGTCATATTATCATAAGAAACAATGTGGTCACCTTTGTAACACCAACTGCTCGGACCTCAACGGAGCGGAGTCCTTGTACAACATCAACAGATGCATTTGATATTGGGCCTGTCCAGAGATGCTGCAGCATGTCTCTAGCTTGCAATCTTCCAAATTCAACATCTAAAAGGACATGGAAGACCCCCACAAATGAAAATTATAAGTTAAAAAGAGGAAAGAGAATTGACACGCCGAAGGTAAGATAAACCTTGAATATCTAAAAACAAGAACCACATGACTGAATTTTCGTGAAAGGAAAATAGACGACGAAATTAAGATTACCTGCATACTTGTAATTCCAAACAAGTGAAGTTTCACGTTGTTCAAAGTGAGATCTCGGTGTCCTTTCAGTGAAGTACTCGAAGACGTGCTGGATATAGTCAAAAGAACCAGAAAAGTTAGAGCTGAAAAATCCACTTTCAGAACCTAGCTACACATGTTCATACCTTTACACTATCAACCCAATCCATATTTAGATGCTCTGGCATCGTTGTCATCCATACACCATTTGTAGATCGCAAAAACATTCCATTTTCTGCTGCTAACCACATGTTGTACTCACTGAAGTTCTGCAAAGGTACAAAATTGGTATGGGGAAACGTAGCTatagttgaaggaattgaaatttTGCTAGTTGTAATGCAGTACATCATCTAAGACATTTCTGTCACTTCCACTGAGGACAACAACTGTTGTCTTTGGGTCGTTGCAGATTGCAGTCAATGGTTCTTTCAGTTCGGGATGCAATTTCAGTTCCATCTCTCTAATTTGATCTCCACCTCTTCTTCCAGGGGTATCCACCGATTCTGTCAGCGCAGAATTGAAACCCTGTTTTTGAGGACCACCGTAATCAAGTCAAGAAATTGTCATTAACTTAGCTAGTTGCTGCATATCAGTATAAAAGAACAGAAAATTAAACTTAAAAGTATATAATATCTCATGAAATTTAGGCATTCGACAGAGAAACCCAAAGAGTCCTCACAAAGGCAAAGTACTGGGAAGGGGAGGCTGCATCTATTCTTCTTCACACGTATAACCCCTTCCCACAAAGTCTACCGCTAACTGGAGATGTTTCCCTCCCAGAATCACCAAGGCCCTATCATGGTAGCATCCTAGATCCCTTCACTCTTCTATTGCTAATTCTTCACTTCTACAGCCAAAATCATTAGCAGCATACTAGCCACCCCCTTCACCCATAATATGCACACCAAAGCATCACCAACATGACTTGGACTCGAGTGAACATGTCAAATCCAAAAACAGTTGGTATGCTATCCAAATTAGCATAGGCTTTTGCCACTAACTTGATTCATCGTCTAAAGCCATCTAGGTAGCCTTTCTGCTATATATGAACTCTTCCAGAATCAAACGATAATTATCAATCACAGGAATCATTAGGGAAAATAGTTAACTGTAGCTTTTGGATAAATAATTTCAGCAGATTACATTTGAAAGAGGGATGAGTGGTACCAAAATTAGTAGACGATTATTGGACAACAAATAGCGGTCAATTGCATCACTGATGTTAAGTCGGGGTGGAACTTTTCTTATCCTCTGTTGAGCTTCAATAACAGTATCATTTAGTTCACTGCGAAGAAGAGGAATAGTGGCCGATTAATATGCAAAGTTTATCAAAAAGAAGCTCTACTAAGAGACCCATTTATAATCTCAATTAATAAACATGTAATGCTTAAATTGCACCAACAGTATCTATGCTGAGGAAAGATTAAAACGGCTGACATAGGAGAGTTGTTTAATATCGAGAAGCCATGCAACAAAACATAGAAATGATTAAGGCAGATATGCAAACTATATAATATGGTGCCTCCAATCATTCTCATGGTAGGCATACCCTAGATAAGAGTGTGTATATTCTGACATAAGATCCTAGTCGGTTAAACAGGCTGCCTAGGTACTTTTATGACCCTaagaatataaaaatacaaatctaAGGTCTAACCTGACCTGTTTCAATCCATGGATCAAATAACTCCGAACTAAAGACAGATAGGAAGAATCAACTTGAGTAAACAAAGTGCAAATGAGCACTGAAGCATCAGAGCCACAGCCATGAAGTTAAACTCAAGCAAGAACTGACTTCTCTACTATCTTGCTTCTTCAAGAAGCCTTGCTGCATAGCATAGCATTATGGTTTTATACTATTATTACTCTTTTGCCGCCAAATAGGTTCGTTACAGGAGTCTGATCAGTGATTAGGCAAAAATTCACAGTAGCTTTACGCTGTTAGCGATAATAGGCTATTGCTGAAATGTATTCTCACCTCACAAAAGTTTCAGCCCATTCTTGAGCAGTATGGGTAGTCACATGCAGAAAGTTATGCCTGTGGCGTTTTTCTCTTTCTTCGGCTGACATATTTAAAGCTTGCCCAATCGACGCAGCGACCTCTGTGATATTCCACGGATTCACCAGAATTGCTCCAGCACCTAAGGACTGTGCAGCACCTGCAAACTACAAATGCACGAGATTAAAGATTAGAAACTTTATCTATTGAAACTATGCACATACAAGGAGAGATGAGACAATTTCAATGTGTTGGACAGCACAGCAGTAAAATTTCCTTCAAGATTACTGCAAAACTGAAATGGTAGCTCCATTATTTTGATTTCATAAATTATCTTACTCCATGCCAACGTATGACATAGAATACTCAAGAGTTACACAATTAGGAAGAGAATAAGCAACATGTCAGTTATGGTTTATTTAGATATCTAACTGAATAGAAAAGGTTTTCTCATTTGGTTGACATGCTATGTTGTGTCACATAAAAGCAATCTAAACGAAAAAACACCAAAAACAGAGGCTGTTCAAAGAAGCTGGAGCGCAGCTGCTCAGAAAGAAAATTATGGCCTGTGTCACAGAAACTTGTCAAATCAGATGTTCTATCTGCAAAAGGTCTTACGAAAAATAACCTCCTTGATTTTGGAAATGAATAAGACGTAAGAGAACAAAAGATACCATGTATGGAGCATCATGTGTGATTCAAGAAGACTGAGGGGCATCAAAATTTTGAAAGGAATTAGGATAACTGTAATCTTGCTTTTGTTTTCGATAAACTGTTAGCCTCGTCAAAATAAAGTAGCAAAGAAACACAGAAATGTCCGTCTATGTGGGTTATGCTGCAAAAATCTTTTCATCTTATCTGTTCACAATGCCTGAAAGCACAAAACACTTTTGAAACCAAAAAACTAGTAAATATGGCATTCAAGGAAATAGAATTGCAATTAGATATGTGATTATTACTTCGCTGAGAATAAGGACCCCTTTTTTCGACTCCTGGCAGGCCACAAATTCATAGCTGACAAGGTTCATGCCATCCCTTAAGGAGGTAACCAGCGCTACATCTGATGAACAAGACATTGCCAAAagaagtcaaatacaacaggaaCAGGCATGTAGCCACCAAATGGATTTAGCTAATGATGAAAAGACAAATGAAGGTACCAATATATATCATATAATAGTACATCAACTTTTGGCAAGAATGGTATTTGGGACGATGACAATGATAATCATGCAGTAATTACTTATTTTATATGATTATATATTTGCAAACTTTTACCATCATGTCAGTAATATATCGTTTTACCATTTTATAGTCTTGAACCATCGGTAATATGACAAGTAGAATACAAACTGTATTACTAGTAAAGGATTTTTTCCCCCTTCAAGATCACTAAAGCAATAAGGTATATCTGGACTATGGCAGGCATATGTTTTCCGAATGTGATCAAGCATTCTCGTTCCTATTCAAATCCTGGAGCACAACTTATGCATTATCTAGTGGATAAGCCATGTTTTAATACATGACTGGTTGCAGTAGCTTACTAGGAACTCAGCACCTCAGTGGTCCATGCTCCAAATACAACCCATATAGCAAATAAGTTGGAACAAACAGGTAAGCACTAGGGACCTGCGCCTGAAAGACCATTTCATGGCTGGAGCAACAAAATCATTCTCCCTAGTCCACATGCAGGGTAAAACCCATCTATAGATCATGGTCAAACTTCTGTGTTCATTATAAACAAATCAACCAATAGAGAAGGAAGTGCAAGATACCCAAAACAAAGAAAGCAGCAAGAAAACAGACTGCTGGGCTTCTAGCTGCTGAACTCTTTCTGCCTTGGGTGAAAGCAAAATGAGAGTGTGAGGAAAGGAATATGTTGGTTTGGTGCCAGAGGCAGAAAGAACTTCACAGGAGAAAGGCAGTAAGAAAATATATAACCACAATACCTACATGCTCATAGACACAATTCTCCTTCCCATCCCAAACTGAATGTCCACATTTCACTACTACATCAAAGCGATTCAACCATTTAGTACGGAAAGGATGAAGTTAAAATAATATGCCAGATCTTAATAATAAAGCCCAGTGAGCAGATCTAAACGTATATTCCGTCTTTCAGAAGTTTTGAACCAATTCCAGGATCTGCAAGTTTGATATCCTTTTTCTAGAAAGTCTAACATGATGCAGACTTCTCTGAGAACATGCAGAGGCCTCTATAAGCTATTCCATTGTCAATATCATTTGTAAGGACCATAAGAGTCCTGAAACTACAAGTATTTTAGGCCTGGGAGAGTAATTATCCTAAATTCTGCCGGAAGTGGCTTTAAAAGAGAACGGAATTACCAAACCCGAAGGGAAACAACCTTATGAAAACTGTGTAGAGATCTACCCTTCCCCATATATGTATTAACAAAGAACTATTCACTAACCAGGTGTACAACCGTACATAAACATCAACTGCTCACCGCTCTTCTCTTCTCATAGTTTAATTCCAATTCCAGAGACAATCTAATAAACCCATACCAGGTGAGAGCACAAGCATGTACTAGTGCTTACATGTAAAGTACAGAAGAAAATGACCAAACATAAATGAGCATAAACAACACTACTATTACACATTATTATCTTACAGAATAGCATAGCGTACTGCAACTAAGAAGTGTGGGGGTTGGGGGTGCAAATGGGGTGTGAAAGCTGCTAATAGAACTAAATGCAAGATGAAAGGGATTACCAGTTACAGCATATAGTGCACATAATGCATGAAAGTCAAGAGATCGATCCTGCATTGAAAAAACAGTACAACCATATTTCAGCGTTGGTATAAAATTCAGGAACAATGAATTTAGGGAAAAAAGACTAACCAGATGATGAATAGGCACTGCAGTCAAAGTTCCAAATCGGCCATTGATGCGTCCAACAATCTCATGAACCTGACTAGTAAGTTTTTGGTCTGCAAAAATACAAGGTGAAACCAAGTAAAATATCATACTTAAGCATGACGATAAATTGACATACATCAGCATTTATAACCAAGTAAATCTCATTGAAATTTGACTGTCCTTAAGGTCCAACTGGGTTCATGAGTTCCCAGATATTTAAGTTTTTAAGATTCAGAAAAGGGAAGCAAAGCATTGTCCTAGTTGAAAGCTTACAAGAGAATCTGCCTTATGAGTGGTACTCGAGCTAATTCAAGGAGAATAAGCTAGTCACCAAAGTTCATCAGATTAAAAATGCCATTTCCATGGAAGCACTTCTGGATGCAACAGACAAAGTATCTCACGGAATACACTGGAAAATAGGtgaataaaaagtgtaataagcTTTGGATTGAATCCCATCATTGTTCCTCTCATGGATGTTCCGTCCAAGTTGAGGACTGTGCTGGATGATTAATGCTCAGAGCTAGCTATCAAGAATTCTAAATTTGTATTGAACAGCTTCAATTTCTTTGAAAAGACTTTACATGTGTAATGTTTTTCTAATGTCCTAGCATTATACACTGCAATCTTATTCTAAAGTGAAAACAAAAAGAATCAGATAACCACCTCAACTAGTTTTCTTGCCAAGTTCTTTAATGTAACGACAGATCATTGTTGGGTGCAAACTACACTGTTACGCAactttctaatttaaattttgtACCTGATGTCTCTGTTGCAGCACAAAACTTCATTACAACTATAGCATGGAAGGTAAAAGGAGGCGCGATTCTCTCAACATACAGTTTAGCATCAATGAATGCCTTCGAATATCTAAACCAATATGGAAAGCACGCACCAGGTTTAAGATAGAAAGAGATGGAAAGTGaagaaggagagagagagagagagagaaagagagatttCTCTAAAATGATCACTCCTACCGGTGCAGCTATCTGAGTCTTTGCTAACAAGCTAGGAGTAATCAAAGACGACTCATGGTTCTAAGCACAGATGAATTAGCCAACAGGAAGGGAGGATTATATTCTGCAACTAAATAGATTCATGATGGAATGCCTGTTGCACATGTCTTTTTCCTGGGCACTCAAGTTTGGATCACTTTTTTTTGATACATTTAACAATTAACTTAACAACTCTAAAAGCTAGCTAGCCCTCAAGTACGGATCATTAAGATCATTAACAGGGATCTTTAAATTTTTAGAGCGTCTATATTTGGTAAAGAATCTATGATGCTTTCCCTAGACAAATTTTTTTTAGGCTTTGACCAATGGACTTATGAATCAAAAAACTCCCCTTCCTAGGAACTCTCTGTTCAGATGTAAAAACAGCTGATGATGAACTGGACCAGTATAGTGGAAAGTAAACTTTCCCTACAGGCAGTAATGGCAaataggagaaaaggaaaaaataaaatgatttaaaGGAATAAAGAAAAACTCAGAATGAATGTGCCAAGAAAATACATTCAGGAACATCTGTTCTTGTTGGCACAGCAATTTGCAGCAAAACCACTTTATCACGCCAGTATGGGTTTTCTTCAAGGAACTTCTCAAATGCTAGGATCTTCTGGGGAATTCCTTTAATCATATCAAGGCGATCAACTCCTAACATCACCTGTATTCAAATTTATTTGGGGAAAACTAAGCAAGGTCAAAGTTTATAGGACCAATGCATAAACAATTGCAGTAGATAAGGTCATCCTCCTACCTGACTACAGGCAGAAACAGAAGAAAGTGATACGAGTTTGTTATACATAATAAAACAAGATAAAAAAATGATTAGCAAGAACACTAGACTGACATAGCTTTGCAACAAAGGGTGAGGAAATTCCAGGTAGCCTTCAGAAAATTGAAACATACATGACTTAGAAGCAAATACATTTCACCTTTTAATGAAAAAGGAATATGGATTTTGTACAAAACAGAAAAATGGGGAAAGATCTCCAGCCCTAATAAAGCCACATGGAAATTTTAAGAGTGTAAAAGCCACATCTGCTTTAAGGCAGCAAAACAACGGAACATAGCTACTCCTGGCAAATGCAAAGAAATCtttctttatctcttttttttttctctctctcttttttttttttaatttctgtcCAATTTCCATATTAATATCTATATACTGTTTCATAATAGGAAAAATTCAGTAAGAAATATCCGACTATCTAAATGGTAAGCATGTCAACTAAAGTAACAGAAAGGAAGTATTTACTTATTACGCCTTCAAGATACACCTTCTGGTGCAGCAAACAGGTAACTTTTTGCTTGATGTAAGCACATGAAAGTATTGTGATGACAGGTAGCCGTAGGACTTGAATCTATGGCGCATGCCTGCCCCTGTTTCGTACTATTTTATCTAGCCCCCATTTTTATCAAAAGTACACTATTAGAAAAGGGAGACATTACTTCTGTAATCTTTGTAGGGGGGGTACAATTTTCAGAAGACGATGGTAAAATTACCCAAGATGGATACAGGTCATGACCAAGTCCCCAACTGGCCTAAGGAACTGGGAAGCGGAAATATGATGTTGATGGAATTCAAGGCCAAGATTTCACAGTTAAAAATAGATAGTGAAATTGGTGAAAAGAATTTCTAAAAGCAAATTGTTCCCCATGTGATGCATATTGCCAATATAAACGTTTGCaaccagaaaaaagaaaaaagatttttcTTACTTCATGAAAGTGATatcatttcaaaaagaaaaactaGGCCAGATAGAGAGAGGATACAGAGCGGGAGAGAAATACCTTTCTCCCAGCAAATCTATCTTTTAGCTCTTTAATATGTTCCTGAACTTCATGAACTTCAAGTGCTCGAATGAATCGCTCTGAATCTATACCAATGGGGAACTGTATGTTCaaacaatttgaaaattgctcAGAAAAAAATTAAGTTGATATTTCGCAAGGCTAAGAAAATCTTTTAGATGAGGATTAGAGAAGTTCTTAACGCAGAAATGTTGTGTGAAAGTGTAGAAAGTTAACTTTAACATACCGCAGCAACACGGGTCAGTCTACCTTGATCTTCTACTCCTTCGGGAGTTCCTTCAAGTCCAAGGATACGAGTACAGGCACTAACGAAATGCCTTGCATAGTCATAGGTATGAAAACTGCAGAGGAAATTTAGCATACTGATCCATTAGAAAGTCCAATAAAAATCCATTAGAAAGTAACAATTAGATGGTCTTAAATCATCAAACTATGCAAATATAGGTCAAAGCCCTAAGGACTTTCATTACATAGAGGTTAACGGATGAAAAGTCACAGGAGAAAAAGTGGACATCATTTCCTTAACAGACCAGGAAGTCAAAGATGTGCAATGAAGTGGAAGTTAGTTACTCTGGCATGATACAACCAAAACATAGTACCAAGGAAACCCACAGATGAGCAATATAGTACATACtggtataacaacaacaacaacatacccagtaaaatcccactagtggggtctggggagagtagagtgtacgcagacagATAAAAATTACCAGTGAAACCAGCATATTCTCCTTTAGTCTTCTACAATTATTGGATAGTCATTATACAGACAGATAAAAATTACCAGTGAAACCAGCATATTCTCCTTTACAGCTTAATTTGAAAGGTCGTGTGATTTGTGAACCAACTTCGCCAGTATACTTTCTTATCACATATATGTTAACTAGTGGAATCCTATTTTTTTTCCTTATCAGCTTAAACTCTGGAATGGAACTTCAAAGTGTAGTTTGAAATAAAAGAACCTAAACTGGCAGACAGTTTGTTTTGAAAATATAACCACACATGTATTATTTACAGAGGAAAACCCATGTGAGCATTATGTTTTATGATTAGCATTCAATAGAACATTAGGAGGCGCAAATAAGAAGCCACTTGGATTACCATTCCAAATTTAGCCCAAATACAATCAAGTTTTTAGTAATTAAGTAATAGGATCCGGTTTTTGAAAAGGGAAAAAGTCACACTGGCTTAAACTTTTATCTGAAGCTTTACAATCCAACGAACTGAAAGAATACCCCATATTATACATAGAAACCTCTCACCAAAAAACGGAAAGGACTCTAATAGGAGACATTCGATGCATGGAAGTTCTTGGTACTGCATTCTAAACCAGAAGTGAAAATTCGTATTTATAAACATCACGGTACAAGTTCATGCAGATAGAAATGGTCGCTGGAAATAGAAGCATCACAATCTCAGCACAACTAAATCCAAATATCCTAGCAAATAATAATTCAATAAAAGGATCATCAACTTCAGTGTGAATTTCCAAGCATCTAACATAATTGAACTAGCAGCAAACTAATAGCAGATTCATGGAACACCCATTATTCTCAACATTAATGATGGGGAAACTGCTGCAGATTTGAAATAGCAGAACCAGCACACTTTGCTATTAAGGTCTGATGTAAATCTCTTTAATATAGACTTTTCCTAGTTATACTTTCTTGGCAGAGTGTCTTTCACAATCATGCTAGGTGTTACCAAAGCATATCTTTCAAGCCATGCCTCACCAGGTAAAGTTAGTGCGAGGAAGAGATTTCACAGAAATTTAACCACTAGTACGTTATTTCTTTTTTACCGGTAATAAGTTATTTTTACTAAACAAAACCCGCAGATCGACGCCTACAACCTTAGAATTCAAGATCCTTGCAATCCACTACTTCAACTTTCACTCTCAGCACAGAGACACAGGACAATCACTCTGAGGTCCCAACAACTATTTCCAAATTTTGAAGGTTAAACGAAAACAAGAAGTTAGATGATATGCAGGAGAATGAGCTGCTCAAAGGAGAATTTACCCAACCAAATCAGCCGCGAGAACTGCTCGGAGCAGCTCCGATCTAGATGGCAATGTCCTGTGGATTTCTGAGGATGGAAAGGGTGTGTGTAGAAACCACCCAACTTTCATTTGGCTGTTGTACTCCTTGAGACATTTAGGAAGGAACATGAGATGGTAGTCATGACACCAGACTACATCACCTTCTTCATAATGTTCAGTCACGACATCGGCAAACATTTGATTCGCTTTCTTATAAGCAGCAAACTGAGACTGGAAACTTCTGGTAGTCGCGAGGCGGTCTTCTTGCGGAAGTCCAAGATAATGAAAAAGAGGCCACAATATGTTGTTGCAATAACCGTTGTAATACTGATGAACAATTTCTTCATCCAGGAACACAGGGATACACCTCTACGAGAACAGTATCAAAAGGGTAAACAAATGCAGGATATAGGTAAAGCATTCTTCttggagaaaaaaaaaagtaaagcaatcTCCAAAGTCCTAAATTCAAAAAGGCAATGAAGTGTGGTAAACTGAAATATGGTGGCAAAAACATGAGGAGGACGATGTATTAAAACCTTTTCTGCCAGTGCTTTAGTAAGTGCCCTCTGCCCCGCCTCATCTGGCACGTTCACACCCGCCCAACCAATCCATCTAGCCTCAAACTCCTTCACACCTTCAACAAATTATTTCCAGAACAATTAGACCATCTCTTAGATAATATGAACATCAAACTCCCAAAAAGAGATAATCAGAGTCTAGGTAAAAATAAGAGTCAAAATGTAAAATCAGATATGACTGAAAGGAAGCTAGCTTACCAAGAAGAGCACTAACTAGACCTCCACCACTTATCTCCAGAGACCAGGATTCCTCACCCCTTCTTACTGCAGAGACAGGTAACCTATTAGCCACAACCAGGAGTCGTTGTCTGGTGGGCCGTCCATCGGGCCGCTCCCATCCCTCACTATATGCTCGTGCAACTCCTTCTAGGTACTGTTCGACATATGAAACTCCTGCATTATCAGCTTCTCCTTGGCGAAAATCATGGTCAGAGAGCTCATTGCCCCTGTTGCCATCAATAGAATCGCTTGTTTGATGAGAAGTTCTGCTAGTTTTCCTTAGCTCTCTTTCTCTCAATAGCCTCTCCAATCGAGTGGTGGTTACCGTTTGGTTTCCGTTGTACTTGTTCCCTGGCATCTGTCTAGAATAAGACCTCCTAGGATGAATTCAATAGAGTTCTGTTTTCCCTGAAAACAAACGTCTTTCATCTTGATTATAGAAAATTAAGAGGTAGTGATAGAAGAAACTCCCTCCTGAACGATATAAGAATTTATAAAATTCCACAATCGCTTCAGGTACGAACAGTGAAAATGCAATTGCACAGCCCAGGGTAACATATATGAACAGGACATCAGCATTCTTGTTAAATAAaccaataaaaaaaacaaatacgcCTCAATCCCAAGCTAGTGGGATCAACTATACGACTCTTCACTATCCATGTAGCTACATTTAGACTCGTACCAATccaatattttaaaattagaatAACCAATAATAGAGAAAAACGGAGTTATACTAAGGAAGAGATAACAGGGAGAAAGGGATCCACAGAATTCTACAGGAGAAATGGGGTCTACCACTAAAGAGTCTTGGCTGTTTTCCTCCAACGTTTTTAATTAATCACGTTGTACAAATTCATTTGGTATCTCAAGTTCAGatcaagaaaacaagaaaaatcaaCCAAAGTGAGCAACGACAAGTGTATCAGTATAAAGGCGcacaaaaagtaaaagaaagaacgATTGTAATGCTTCAGAACAATTATTAGATTCAACGCGGACACTGGCACAAACACATTGCATGCAGAAAATCAAACGCCTATAGAATTGAGAATTCTAAGCTTTTGCGCGGCTAATAATGCCACAAATATTTGTGTGACAGGTAAACAATCCTAACCCAACTTGAAAAACCACCAGAGGAGTATATCGCGAAAACgggaaaataaaatcaagactcgGTCAAACCTGAGGGTTCTGGCCTAATTTGATCCAAACGTCAATAACGAGAAAGCTATAGAATCATGACTCAAAAGAGCAAGAGTTAGAACAAAGAATTAACATTTGGTGGGTGAATTAAATTGGCAACGAT
Coding sequences:
- the LOC104226127 gene encoding alpha,alpha-trehalose-phosphate synthase [UDP-forming] 1 → MPGNKYNGNQTVTTTRLERLLRERELRKTSRTSHQTSDSIDGNRGNELSDHDFRQGEADNAGVSYVEQYLEGVARAYSEGWERPDGRPTRQRLLVVANRLPVSAVRRGEESWSLEISGGGLVSALLGVKEFEARWIGWAGVNVPDEAGQRALTKALAEKRCIPVFLDEEIVHQYYNGYCNNILWPLFHYLGLPQEDRLATTRSFQSQFAAYKKANQMFADVVTEHYEEGDVVWCHDYHLMFLPKCLKEYNSQMKVGWFLHTPFPSSEIHRTLPSRSELLRAVLAADLVGFHTYDYARHFVSACTRILGLEGTPEGVEDQGRLTRVAAFPIGIDSERFIRALEVHEVQEHIKELKDRFAGRKVMLGVDRLDMIKGIPQKILAFEKFLEENPYWRDKVVLLQIAVPTRTDVPEYQKLTSQVHEIVGRINGRFGTLTAVPIHHLDRSLDFHALCALYAVTDVALVTSLRDGMNLVSYEFVACQESKKGVLILSEFAGAAQSLGAGAILVNPWNITEVAASIGQALNMSAEEREKRHRHNFLHVTTHTAQEWAETFVSELNDTVIEAQQRIRKVPPRLNISDAIDRYLLSNNRLLILGFNSALTESVDTPGRRGGDQIREMELKLHPELKEPLTAICNDPKTTVVVLSGSDRNVLDDNFSEYNMWLAAENGMFLRSTNGVWMTTMPEHLNMDWVDSVKHVFEYFTERTPRSHFEQRETSLVWNYKYADVEFGRLQARDMLQHLWTGPISNASVDVVQGLRSVEVRAVGVTKGAAIDRILGEIVHSKAIATPIDYVLCIGHFLGKDEDVYTFFEPELPSDCIGIPRGKVSDALKVPGERRSAPKVPSSRTSSKSSQNRNRPVSNSEKKTSNGGGRRPSPENGSWNVLDLKKENYFSCAVGRTRTNARYLLSTPDDVVAFLKELAEASISNAPL